In Listeria cossartiae subsp. cossartiae, one genomic interval encodes:
- the argB gene encoding acetylglutamate kinase, whose protein sequence is MKNTIVIKLGGVASDNLTESFFQQITTWQAEGKKIVLVHGGGHYISKMMEALNIPVETKNGLRITNKQALEVTKMVLIGQVQPAITTAFQKRAIPVIGLNAGDTGLLEAEQLSDTDLGFVGKITKVKTDLIEQLLGKNIITVIAPLGINSEHDWLNVNADTAACEVASALNAEALYLLTDVPGVKNGAEIISEIATAEMDELQTTGIIQGGMIPKLASAAFAAENGVGQVIITDSLQATGTKIKSKVAIG, encoded by the coding sequence ATGAAGAATACAATTGTCATTAAATTAGGCGGTGTCGCAAGTGATAATTTAACAGAAAGTTTCTTCCAACAAATTACAACATGGCAAGCCGAGGGTAAAAAAATCGTCCTTGTTCATGGCGGTGGTCATTATATATCCAAAATGATGGAGGCCCTCAATATTCCGGTCGAAACGAAGAACGGCTTGCGAATCACGAATAAACAAGCTCTTGAAGTGACAAAAATGGTTTTAATCGGCCAAGTTCAACCAGCCATCACAACCGCTTTTCAAAAAAGAGCTATTCCCGTGATTGGCTTAAATGCTGGCGATACAGGTTTACTCGAGGCAGAACAGTTGAGCGACACAGACCTCGGCTTTGTTGGTAAAATTACCAAAGTAAAAACGGACTTAATCGAACAACTACTTGGTAAAAATATCATCACGGTCATCGCGCCGCTTGGAATAAATAGCGAACATGATTGGCTAAATGTCAACGCCGATACAGCCGCCTGTGAAGTAGCTAGCGCGCTAAACGCAGAAGCCCTTTACCTATTAACGGACGTACCAGGCGTGAAAAATGGAGCAGAAATCATTAGCGAAATAGCAACCGCAGAAATGGACGAATTACAAACAACGGGCATAATACAAGGCGGGATGATACCAAAATTAGCAAGTGCCGCTTTTGCTGCTGAAAACGGTGTTGGTCAAGTAATTATTACAGATTCCCTTCAAGCAACGGGCACAAAAATAAAAAGTAAGGTGGCGATTGGATGA
- the argJ gene encoding bifunctional glutamate N-acetyltransferase/amino-acid acetyltransferase ArgJ, with translation MKLIKGNIASPKGFYADGKHAGLKRKRNDIGWIYSEVPANSAAVYTMNQMQAAPIFVTKDSFQNSAELQAIIVNSGNANACTGNQGMLDALAMRAKTAENLAIPLESVAVASTGIIGDMLPMDKIIAGIDMLEKNTGNAADFEEAILTTDTFQKQISFQTEIGGETVTMSGVAKGSGMIHPNMATMLAFITTDAAIPAELLQKLLKIKVDKTFNQITVDGDTSTNDMVVVMANGCAQNPLIQEGTADFAKFADMFQAVTEHLAKSIARDGEGATKLIEVQVNGATKTEDARMIAKKIVSSSLVKTAAFGGDGNWGRIICAIGYSGGRFAPDNITIKIGGIEILNHSSQTIFNQQALDAYLEEEHIVIEVDLHIGLESGTAWGCDLSYEYVKINACYRT, from the coding sequence ATGAAACTTATTAAAGGAAACATCGCCTCGCCAAAAGGTTTTTATGCGGACGGAAAACATGCTGGGCTGAAAAGAAAACGAAATGATATCGGATGGATTTATTCCGAAGTCCCAGCAAATTCTGCTGCTGTTTATACGATGAACCAAATGCAAGCCGCGCCGATTTTTGTGACGAAAGATTCTTTTCAAAATAGCGCCGAGTTGCAAGCGATTATTGTGAATAGTGGCAATGCCAATGCATGTACAGGCAATCAAGGAATGTTAGATGCACTAGCAATGCGGGCGAAAACGGCAGAAAATCTGGCAATTCCGTTAGAGTCTGTTGCGGTTGCTTCGACCGGGATTATTGGTGACATGCTACCGATGGACAAAATCATCGCGGGAATCGATATGCTGGAAAAAAACACCGGAAATGCGGCCGATTTTGAAGAAGCAATTTTAACAACGGATACGTTTCAAAAGCAAATTAGTTTTCAAACGGAAATCGGTGGTGAAACGGTAACGATGTCGGGTGTGGCGAAGGGATCGGGAATGATTCATCCTAATATGGCGACGATGCTCGCCTTTATTACGACCGATGCCGCCATTCCAGCTGAATTATTGCAAAAATTATTAAAAATAAAAGTAGATAAAACTTTCAATCAAATAACCGTGGATGGCGACACTTCGACAAACGATATGGTAGTAGTGATGGCGAATGGTTGCGCGCAAAATCCACTAATTCAAGAAGGAACAGCCGATTTTGCCAAATTTGCGGATATGTTTCAAGCGGTAACAGAGCATCTTGCTAAAAGCATTGCGCGTGACGGGGAAGGCGCGACGAAACTTATCGAGGTCCAAGTAAATGGCGCTACTAAAACAGAAGATGCCAGAATGATTGCGAAGAAAATCGTATCTTCCAGCTTGGTGAAAACGGCGGCTTTTGGCGGAGATGGTAACTGGGGCCGGATTATTTGCGCGATTGGGTACTCGGGTGGTCGCTTTGCCCCGGATAACATTACGATTAAAATTGGCGGGATTGAAATTCTGAATCATAGCAGCCAAACTATTTTTAACCAGCAAGCGCTAGATGCTTATTTGGAAGAGGAGCATATTGTTATCGAAGTCGATCTTCATATCGGTCTTGAGTCAGGAACGGCATGGGGTTGCGATTTAAGTTATGAATACGTCAAAATCAATGCTTGTTACCGGACGTAA